In one window of Leptospira sp. GIMC2001 DNA:
- a CDS encoding kelch repeat-containing protein, with product MKNRFLCTNSRFSFYISVLILNCILMLTTNCTNSFIDEAVASKNPSLEWVIVPQVNETSAIVVWKCNAEVEGFIRYKALEGNDTWLSSFIPTDIHTLSIGNFPSNETIFYQVFCGLSENGIGPIFSFLSQPSNSDILNRSIWIVGGTGSNKQPVGAIDAYDPIENRWYDAITTVPTPRINAQILSFNKKIYVIGGITVTGVTTITSNLTEVYDPFTNTWTTMNSMPTTLQGGVAGAVGDSIYIIGGTTSIDMTTGTILDTVLRFQPTFSEFGLWSSYTSANSIFARVDMAGCEFNGSLYFTGGRFYQTGVAQATTDSFIPSANSTTAKIEASNSLARHGSASACYKPRPGDISANDPSLLLLAGGSTSTDINQPVGAIVPSNRFEFSVLGTQTNSFVIGSNLPENLYYPAMEISYEQRKAYLFGGSQEINLPVETIYSIDLASPSVSPWQITNTTMPRPRFGHKAVILNR from the coding sequence ATGAAGAACCGATTCCTTTGCACCAACTCTAGATTCTCATTCTATATTTCCGTTTTAATACTCAATTGCATCTTAATGCTTACTACCAATTGTACGAATTCATTTATTGATGAAGCAGTTGCCTCCAAGAATCCAAGCCTAGAATGGGTCATCGTTCCTCAAGTAAACGAGACTAGTGCAATCGTTGTATGGAAATGCAATGCAGAAGTGGAAGGATTCATTCGATACAAAGCATTAGAGGGAAACGATACATGGCTAAGTAGTTTTATTCCAACCGATATTCACACTTTATCTATTGGAAATTTCCCAAGCAATGAAACTATTTTTTATCAAGTGTTTTGCGGACTCAGCGAGAATGGAATAGGTCCAATATTCTCATTTTTATCACAACCAAGCAATTCTGATATATTAAATCGTTCCATTTGGATTGTAGGCGGAACAGGTTCCAACAAACAACCCGTCGGTGCAATCGATGCCTATGATCCAATTGAAAATAGATGGTATGATGCAATCACGACAGTTCCTACACCAAGAATCAATGCCCAGATTCTATCTTTCAACAAGAAGATTTATGTTATAGGCGGAATTACCGTTACGGGTGTTACAACGATAACTTCAAATCTTACCGAAGTTTATGATCCTTTTACAAATACATGGACAACAATGAATTCAATGCCGACCACATTACAAGGTGGTGTTGCTGGAGCTGTCGGTGACTCTATCTATATCATTGGTGGAACAACATCCATAGATATGACTACTGGTACAATACTGGATACAGTGCTTAGATTTCAGCCAACCTTTAGTGAGTTCGGATTGTGGTCTTCGTATACTTCTGCAAATTCAATATTTGCTCGAGTAGATATGGCTGGATGTGAGTTCAATGGTTCCTTATATTTTACAGGAGGAAGATTTTATCAAACAGGTGTAGCACAAGCAACGACTGATAGTTTCATTCCGTCCGCAAATTCAACCACAGCAAAAATTGAAGCATCCAATTCCCTCGCAAGACATGGCTCCGCTTCTGCTTGTTATAAACCCAGACCCGGTGATATATCAGCAAACGATCCAAGTCTACTCCTACTTGCCGGTGGTTCTACTTCAACCGATATCAATCAACCCGTGGGTGCCATTGTTCCGTCCAATCGATTCGAATTCAGTGTTCTCGGTACGCAAACCAATAGCTTTGTAATCGGCTCAAACTTACCAGAGAACTTATATTACCCAGCTATGGAGATCTCTTATGAACAAAGAAAAGCTTATCTATTCGGTGGATCTCAAGAAATCAATCTACCCGTTGAGACAATCTATAGCATTGATTTAGCAAGTCCAAGTGTATCGCCATGGCAAATAACTAACACAACCATGCCTCGTCCACGTTTTGGACACAAAGCGGTAATATTAAACAGATGA
- a CDS encoding LA_3334 family protein: MSIQMMKNLQYLYFFAIFMLSVHNLFAVQLVFPNGDLFIAQLESEDSKEIIVKYKGITYKIIKSDLESIDNSKQGSDNSYTITEIILEDGSKFRGLFVEENDTEIILKTGIGFVNIKKYQIKPPIPIKPSPPDFPEKYKLKVAKTPLTKMGIAASNIANIPAWSQDHLSYSKFGFYIEPAFVSFRDINFGLRLDYLQFFPDSSAQGIAGQIYINYTFWESETKELALYGNLGGGIANLLFNTSTGSGSNRIGSLPIIQFDLGLEYKFHEYVFLRPAIQSICFIEQNQNKCGMGIEISGGVRL; the protein is encoded by the coding sequence ATGTCAATACAAATGATGAAAAATTTGCAATATTTATATTTTTTTGCGATATTTATGTTATCTGTGCATAATTTATTTGCCGTACAATTAGTATTTCCCAATGGCGATCTATTTATAGCTCAGCTAGAATCCGAAGACTCCAAAGAAATCATTGTTAAATATAAGGGAATCACATATAAAATAATTAAATCTGACCTCGAATCCATTGATAATTCCAAGCAAGGATCGGACAATTCGTACACTATAACAGAAATAATACTAGAAGATGGCAGTAAATTCCGAGGTCTATTCGTCGAAGAGAATGATACGGAGATAATCCTAAAAACAGGAATCGGATTCGTAAATATAAAGAAATACCAAATCAAACCACCGATTCCGATTAAACCAAGCCCTCCCGACTTTCCAGAAAAATACAAATTAAAAGTAGCAAAAACACCGTTAACTAAGATGGGAATTGCTGCGTCCAATATAGCGAATATTCCTGCTTGGTCACAAGATCATCTCAGTTATTCCAAGTTTGGTTTTTATATTGAGCCTGCTTTTGTGAGTTTCCGTGATATAAATTTTGGTCTGAGACTCGATTATCTGCAATTTTTTCCTGATTCAAGTGCACAAGGAATAGCCGGTCAAATCTATATCAATTATACATTCTGGGAATCAGAAACCAAAGAATTAGCACTCTACGGGAATTTAGGCGGTGGAATTGCAAATTTACTGTTTAATACAAGCACTGGATCGGGTTCCAATCGCATAGGTTCGCTCCCCATCATTCAATTCGATCTAGGTCTAGAATACAAATTTCATGAATATGTATTTCTAAGGCCTGCAATTCAATCTATCTGTTTCATTGAACAAAATCAAAATAAATGTGGCATGGGAATCGAAATATCAGGTGGTGTTAGATTATGA
- a CDS encoding transposase has product MGQCPICKAQKSLAKGTPLMNLHLPMSYFSYILQEILIAYPSVLTAKAIQKKLVLKSYSSAWLLKKRIQIFMTHLNDSMMEQTKEALSQEASMNMGSKMPFSGDVSDSIKGRIITNVDTLAIFSVGVRANKFRSRYRHGGITSSIYQSAKVGGAQVGTLASNITIKGSLSFYESHPLTNTDYALSHLEKVITPENVLMADEAYQGLFGHYRNIRTINHSRRANKKIHVFSRERWSKDGVHSNVVEGSNGILKKAMKQYNWFNCKYSQLYLNEFAVGKNIRFFDAEKNVIFGIGDTSKNCGKKIREIRPNNYNSIRELLKNLTYRPITTEERKLGEVGNLRNNLSISELSKLPKLLQDAIKKNDTQVATLRGSRLRSERSLKFSQRKLLSCLNIGEWNTLEDVARIANVNYREALHIIKKLTLVGILDTVIYQTGNEREKVRIKLKVAIFYKIILTSNIGEFHNLKKQFDRKATRYKAKPKYRGFKKGSRYD; this is encoded by the coding sequence ATGGGTCAGTGTCCTATCTGTAAAGCTCAGAAGTCACTTGCTAAAGGAACTCCACTGATGAACCTTCATCTTCCTATGAGTTACTTCTCTTACATACTCCAAGAGATACTGATTGCATATCCTAGTGTTTTAACTGCTAAAGCGATTCAAAAGAAACTAGTTCTCAAAAGTTATAGTTCAGCGTGGCTACTTAAGAAACGAATTCAAATATTCATGACTCATTTAAATGATTCTATGATGGAACAAACTAAGGAAGCTCTATCTCAAGAAGCATCAATGAATATGGGATCGAAAATGCCATTTAGTGGAGATGTATCTGATTCAATCAAAGGTAGGATAATTACTAACGTTGATACCTTGGCTATATTCTCAGTCGGAGTTAGAGCAAATAAGTTTAGAAGTAGATATAGACATGGAGGAATAACTTCATCAATCTATCAATCGGCGAAAGTTGGTGGGGCACAAGTTGGAACTCTTGCAAGCAATATTACTATTAAAGGATCACTTAGTTTTTATGAATCCCATCCTTTGACTAATACTGATTACGCTCTTAGTCATCTTGAGAAAGTAATAACACCCGAGAATGTATTGATGGCAGATGAAGCTTACCAAGGATTGTTTGGTCATTATAGAAATATTCGAACTATCAATCATAGTCGACGGGCGAATAAAAAGATACATGTATTCTCAAGGGAGAGATGGAGTAAGGACGGAGTTCATAGTAATGTAGTAGAAGGATCAAATGGAATTCTTAAGAAAGCTATGAAACAATACAACTGGTTCAATTGTAAATATAGTCAATTGTATTTGAATGAGTTTGCAGTAGGTAAGAATATACGCTTCTTTGATGCAGAGAAGAATGTTATATTTGGAATTGGAGATACATCAAAAAATTGCGGAAAAAAGATAAGGGAGATACGACCTAATAATTATAACTCCATAAGAGAATTACTCAAAAACTTAACCTATAGGCCAATAACTACTGAAGAAAGAAAATTGGGAGAAGTAGGGAATCTAAGGAATAATTTATCAATATCTGAATTATCTAAACTTCCTAAACTTTTACAAGATGCTATTAAGAAAAATGATACGCAAGTAGCTACTTTACGAGGATCAAGGCTAAGAAGTGAAAGAAGTTTAAAGTTTTCACAAAGGAAACTACTCTCTTGTTTGAATATCGGAGAATGGAATACATTAGAAGATGTTGCTCGTATAGCTAATGTGAACTATAGAGAAGCTTTACACATCATAAAGAAGCTTACTCTCGTTGGAATTTTAGATACTGTCATTTATCAAACCGGAAACGAAAGGGAAAAAGTAAGAATAAAGCTAAAAGTAGCTATTTTTTATAAAATAATTCTTACTAGCAACATCGGCGAATTTCATAATCTAAAGAAACAGTTTGATCGAAAAGCTACAAGGTATAAGGCGAAACCAAAATATAGAGGATTTAAAAAAGGATCAAGGTATGACTAG
- a CDS encoding STAS-like domain-containing protein: MCKGNKIIFDFSKVESVSHSYCYELFANLVLKIR; encoded by the coding sequence ATCTGCAAAGGAAATAAGATTATTTTTGACTTTTCTAAAGTGGAATCGGTTTCACATTCTTATTGCTATGAACTTTTTGCTAATTTAGTTTTAAAAATCCGTTAA
- a CDS encoding Lcl C-terminal domain-containing protein has product MKYLYFMNARVFSYILIYIIIAIFSNNCRVEMNSPADPTSKSYQETEILRFLLSTQASTQAESDDSSEETANDDEVKPGANILGRLQTGQTTTFQAGDNGDQISFSLARSFADNGDNTIEDLVTGLIWQRCSLGQTNDAGCTGPGDVYSWNDAVSQCAAVGSDWRLPTIQELATLIDMGATPRINGTYFPNTQNEYHSSTENQINTTESFNQRFSDGWVQSIAKSTEYSVRCVRGPTHVTNHSYVDNGDDTITDTVTNLTWMRCAFGQTNGGICTGGPIPNAWATAIGTCSGLALAGKTWRLPNRNEIFSILDFTRNVAPAIDVNYFSSAAPSNNSWSSTTTGTGAFVGRFAGDGSTGSAKGNGETVRCVTSD; this is encoded by the coding sequence ATGAAATATTTATACTTCATGAATGCAAGAGTATTCTCATATATTCTAATATATATTATTATTGCAATATTTAGCAATAATTGCAGAGTCGAGATGAATAGTCCGGCTGACCCAACTTCCAAAAGCTATCAAGAAACGGAAATCTTAAGATTTCTTCTATCAACACAAGCTAGCACCCAAGCGGAATCTGATGATAGTTCCGAAGAGACTGCAAACGACGATGAAGTTAAACCAGGTGCAAATATCTTAGGTCGTCTGCAAACAGGGCAGACAACAACTTTTCAAGCTGGAGACAACGGCGATCAAATTTCATTTTCATTGGCTCGAAGTTTCGCTGACAATGGGGATAATACAATTGAAGACTTGGTCACAGGTTTGATCTGGCAAAGATGTAGTTTAGGACAGACGAATGATGCAGGTTGCACCGGACCTGGCGACGTCTATTCTTGGAATGATGCTGTATCCCAATGTGCCGCTGTTGGATCAGACTGGAGATTGCCAACCATACAGGAACTGGCTACTCTGATCGATATGGGAGCAACTCCTCGTATCAATGGAACCTATTTTCCCAATACTCAAAATGAATATCATAGTTCGACCGAGAATCAGATCAATACAACCGAATCTTTTAATCAAAGATTTAGTGATGGATGGGTTCAATCTATTGCTAAATCAACCGAATATTCTGTTAGATGTGTTCGAGGGCCAACTCATGTAACGAATCATAGTTATGTTGACAATGGTGATGATACAATAACTGATACAGTAACAAACCTTACTTGGATGCGTTGTGCATTTGGACAGACGAACGGTGGAATCTGCACTGGCGGACCTATCCCAAACGCTTGGGCAACAGCTATAGGAACTTGTAGTGGTTTGGCACTTGCTGGGAAAACTTGGAGACTTCCGAATCGAAACGAAATTTTCTCTATACTGGATTTTACGAGAAACGTTGCGCCTGCAATTGATGTAAATTATTTTTCGAGTGCTGCGCCCAGTAACAATTCATGGTCTTCCACAACCACAGGGACAGGTGCTTTTGTCGGACGATTTGCTGGAGATGGATCCACAGGTTCTGCAAAAGGGAATGGGGAAACTGTAAGATGTGTAACTAGCGATTAA
- a CDS encoding NADase-type glycan-binding domain-containing protein, which translates to MFRNIFALLVFASSLTAQSISDLTVGDTVRELDDNRNRFLLDHLTDKSSSPWCINGKDWDTRSNIEINLESKSTIKSIFIANGFYDSKLFAMNARPYKIILKSKTGETRQISLKDVHTVQKYEFPDLSTDTLEISFPEIKKGSKFQDLCLSEISFEPITDSGLIAKQKSDLNEANQIIKKEMLFKNPNEGDEDFFKIIPNGNKLSISTNPKKNKFIILYNMFEPVTLILDPLPKINLISAKTDYDKVAIEIDGICEQMNKKDNCKIYFNPIDSSFKVYKKKELVYNSNRQEDFQ; encoded by the coding sequence ATGTTTAGAAACATTTTCGCTTTACTGGTTTTTGCTTCTTCCCTTACTGCTCAATCGATATCTGATCTTACAGTGGGCGATACTGTTCGTGAACTAGATGACAACAGAAACCGATTCCTTCTAGATCATCTAACGGACAAATCGTCCTCTCCTTGGTGTATTAATGGCAAAGATTGGGACACTCGATCCAATATTGAAATCAATCTAGAATCTAAATCTACAATAAAATCCATCTTTATAGCAAATGGCTTCTACGATTCAAAACTTTTTGCTATGAATGCAAGACCTTATAAAATAATTCTCAAATCAAAAACTGGAGAAACAAGACAGATTTCCTTAAAAGACGTTCATACCGTTCAGAAATATGAATTTCCAGATCTATCTACAGATACATTGGAAATAAGTTTCCCCGAGATAAAAAAGGGAAGTAAATTTCAGGATCTATGTCTATCGGAAATTTCTTTTGAACCCATCACAGACAGTGGGCTCATAGCAAAACAAAAGTCAGATCTCAATGAAGCGAACCAAATTATAAAAAAAGAAATGCTATTTAAAAATCCAAATGAAGGAGACGAAGATTTTTTTAAAATTATTCCAAATGGAAATAAATTATCGATATCAACAAATCCAAAAAAAAATAAATTTATAATTTTATACAATATGTTTGAACCTGTTACATTGATTCTCGATCCTCTTCCAAAAATAAATCTTATCTCGGCAAAAACTGATTACGATAAAGTCGCAATTGAAATTGACGGTATCTGTGAACAAATGAATAAAAAAGATAATTGTAAAATCTATTTCAATCCTATAGATTCTAGTTTCAAAGTTTATAAAAAGAAAGAACTAGTTTACAATTCAAATCGACAAGAAGACTTTCAATAA